From Aquificaceae bacterium, a single genomic window includes:
- a CDS encoding ferredoxin reductase, which produces MDLEKKPIKEFNAEVIRVIQETPTTKTLVFDTGHVDFDFYPGQYVMLNVPFEGQLLKRAYSIASPPTQKETLELTIKRVPDGRASAYLTESVREGDKFLIKGPYGKFIWVPQMGTSVVLIGAGSGIVPLMCILRYIVSAGLEHVKATLLYSNTHYEEIIYREELERMDRRSNIKVVHTLTRSHPPDWKGYTGRINPDMLLKEVEDIPTNLYYLCGPPNFVEDIASMLLELRVDREKIKKEKYD; this is translated from the coding sequence ATGGATCTTGAGAAAAAGCCCATAAAAGAATTCAACGCAGAAGTGATAAGGGTAATCCAGGAAACACCCACCACAAAGACTCTGGTTTTTGACACAGGGCATGTGGACTTTGACTTTTACCCCGGTCAGTATGTGATGCTGAACGTGCCCTTTGAGGGGCAGCTTCTCAAAAGAGCCTACTCCATAGCAAGCCCTCCAACGCAGAAGGAAACACTTGAGCTTACCATAAAAAGGGTGCCCGATGGAAGAGCTTCCGCTTATCTGACGGAGAGCGTGAGGGAGGGAGATAAGTTTCTTATAAAGGGACCCTACGGAAAGTTTATCTGGGTTCCACAGATGGGGACAAGTGTAGTTCTCATAGGTGCGGGGAGCGGTATTGTTCCGCTCATGTGCATTCTCAGATACATAGTCTCAGCCGGACTTGAGCATGTGAAGGCAACGCTTCTGTATTCCAACACCCACTACGAGGAAATAATATACAGGGAAGAACTGGAGAGAATGGACAGGCGTTCCAACATTAAGGTGGTGCACACGCTCACAAGGTCACATCCACCGGACTGGAAGGGATACACAGGAAGGATAAACCCGGATATGCTATTGAAAGAAGTGGAAGACATACCCACTAACCTCTACTATCTTTGTGGACCTCCCAACTTTGTGGAAGACATAGCCAGCATGCTCCTCGAGCTGAGGGTGGACAGAGAAAAGATAAAGAAGGAAAAATACGACTAA
- a CDS encoding hydrogenase small subunit — protein METLYDIYRRRGYSRRDFLKSALLLSTALGLSSSMLTDVVRALETKPKPVVIWLEFQDCAGCTESFIRSTSLLPADVLLDYVSLEYHEILMAPSGFYAEESKREAMEKHRGKYVLIVEGSVSPDRGGAYCTVAGRSNLELLKEAAEGAGLIIAVGSCASWGGIPHAYPNPTGAIPVSEALRGRQVVNIPGCPPIGDVMVSVIAGYVLTGKSPELDSMGRPKTFYGQTVHDRCYRRPFYNAGRFASSFDDEGAKKGYCLYRLGCKGPVTRNACATIRWNGGISFPIQSGHPCFGCSEPDFWDRGMIYTPLSVVSGGFGLKEALAGVAVGTAVGVSVAYMNKKLRGGK, from the coding sequence ATGGAAACCCTCTATGACATTTACAGAAGGAGGGGCTACTCAAGAAGGGACTTTCTTAAGTCCGCCCTGTTGCTTTCCACTGCCCTTGGGTTGTCCTCATCCATGCTTACAGACGTAGTAAGGGCTCTTGAAACAAAGCCCAAGCCAGTGGTCATATGGCTTGAGTTTCAGGACTGTGCAGGATGTACCGAATCTTTTATAAGAAGCACGAGCCTTCTGCCTGCCGATGTGCTGCTTGACTATGTATCCCTTGAATACCATGAAATCTTGATGGCACCTTCTGGTTTTTATGCAGAGGAGTCAAAGAGGGAGGCAATGGAAAAACACAGAGGCAAATATGTGCTCATAGTGGAGGGCTCTGTATCTCCAGACAGAGGAGGTGCATACTGCACCGTGGCGGGCAGGTCTAATCTGGAGCTCCTGAAAGAGGCGGCAGAGGGTGCTGGTCTCATAATCGCAGTGGGTAGCTGTGCCAGCTGGGGAGGCATACCCCATGCCTATCCCAACCCAACAGGTGCAATACCCGTCAGTGAAGCCCTGAGAGGAAGGCAGGTGGTCAATATCCCGGGCTGTCCCCCCATAGGGGATGTGATGGTCTCAGTAATAGCGGGCTATGTGCTCACAGGGAAATCTCCAGAGCTTGACAGCATGGGAAGACCAAAAACCTTTTACGGTCAGACAGTCCACGACAGATGCTACAGAAGACCCTTTTACAACGCTGGCAGGTTTGCCAGCTCCTTTGACGATGAAGGTGCTAAAAAAGGCTACTGTCTCTACAGGCTTGGTTGTAAGGGTCCTGTGACCAGAAACGCCTGTGCCACCATAAGGTGGAATGGGGGAATAAGCTTTCCCATACAATCCGGGCATCCATGCTTTGGTTGTTCAGAGCCAGACTTCTGGGACAGGGGGATGATATATACCCCTTTGTCCGTGGTAAGCGGAGGCTTTGGCCTTAAAGAAGCTCTGGCTGGCGTTGCGGTGGGGACTGCGGTGGGTGTGAGTGTGGCATACATGAACAAAAAGCTCAGGGGAGGTAAGTAA
- a CDS encoding histone deacetylase, whose protein sequence is MKTGLVYDSVYLEHHWKGHPESKDRLIAIVQELERKGVLKEMVHINPRRASAQEVALNHDPAYVQEVADFCSAGGGYLDPDTYAVPASYEVALFAVGGVLEGIDRLIRNEVEAVFCAVRPPGHHAEHAKAMGFCLFNNIAVGAHYLLQKGYQRIFIVDFDAHHGNGTQRSFYEDDRVFYFSSHEYPFYPGTGSSEEKGAGKGYGFTHNEPLPAGAGDAEFEKIYGEVFPKLFYEYSPQFLLVSAGYDAHREDPLTYLNLSTEGFGRVIEHLIDNAKRLSVPVLFALEGGYNLKALSECVSLTLQKMLEA, encoded by the coding sequence ATGAAAACTGGGCTGGTTTATGACAGCGTCTACCTTGAGCATCATTGGAAAGGACACCCTGAAAGCAAGGACAGGCTCATAGCCATTGTCCAGGAGCTTGAAAGGAAAGGCGTTTTAAAGGAGATGGTTCATATAAACCCGAGGAGAGCGTCAGCCCAGGAAGTAGCTCTCAACCATGACCCTGCCTATGTGCAGGAGGTGGCAGACTTTTGTTCTGCGGGTGGGGGTTATCTTGACCCAGATACTTACGCAGTGCCTGCCTCCTACGAGGTTGCCCTGTTTGCGGTTGGGGGTGTTCTTGAAGGTATTGATAGGCTCATAAGGAATGAAGTGGAGGCTGTCTTCTGTGCGGTAAGGCCTCCAGGGCATCATGCAGAGCATGCAAAGGCTATGGGCTTCTGTCTCTTCAACAACATAGCGGTTGGTGCCCACTACCTTCTCCAGAAGGGCTATCAGAGAATCTTCATAGTGGACTTTGACGCCCATCATGGCAACGGCACTCAGAGAAGCTTCTACGAGGATGACAGGGTCTTCTACTTTTCTTCACACGAATACCCCTTTTACCCCGGCACCGGCTCTTCGGAAGAAAAAGGTGCTGGTAAAGGCTACGGCTTTACCCACAATGAACCCCTTCCTGCAGGTGCCGGAGATGCAGAGTTTGAGAAAATATACGGAGAAGTCTTTCCAAAGCTCTTCTATGAGTATTCACCTCAGTTCCTTCTTGTTTCCGCAGGTTACGATGCCCACAGGGAGGACCCACTCACCTATCTGAATCTTTCCACAGAAGGCTTTGGGAGGGTTATAGAGCATCTTATTGATAACGCGAAAAGGCTTTCTGTGCCTGTGCTCTTTGCCCTTGAGGGGGGCTACAACCTGAAGGCCCTTTCTGAGTGCGTGAGCCTTACCCTGCAGAAGATGCTGGAGGCGTGA
- a CDS encoding PIN domain-containing protein, with the protein MRRRRNSILLDANVLVAFIDQRDAHHGRAKDALLSLSENKELSILIPVLGEAYSVIARRCRERGYDCKKALQAMKYMDALLIKENPSQNYHPRVVDSILDFPDLNYNDWLIILYALDNGIEVLSFDEKLNQKMRELSGRL; encoded by the coding sequence TTGAGGAGGAGAAGAAACTCTATTCTTCTTGACGCAAATGTGCTGGTTGCTTTCATAGACCAGAGAGATGCCCATCATGGGAGGGCAAAAGATGCCCTCCTTTCCCTTTCTGAAAATAAGGAACTTTCAATTCTTATACCGGTGCTTGGAGAGGCTTATTCTGTTATTGCGAGAAGATGTAGAGAAAGAGGTTATGACTGCAAAAAAGCCCTCCAAGCTATGAAATATATGGATGCCCTGCTTATAAAAGAGAATCCGTCACAGAACTATCACCCGAGGGTAGTGGATAGCATTCTGGATTTCCCAGATCTCAACTACAACGACTGGCTAATTATTCTGTATGCTCTTGATAATGGGATAGAGGTTTTATCCTTTGATGAAAAACTAAATCAGAAGATGAGAGAGCTTTCCGGTAGGTTATAA
- the pyrE gene encoding orotate phosphoribosyltransferase produces the protein MDRQRLKALIRERSLRVSDQPVFKLSSGRLSRYYIDLKQVTFDPEGVYLLGRVLYESLRELKPDGVGGLTLGADPIAYAVSMVSYLEGDPIKPFVVRKEPKAHGTGRQVEGLLKSGDRVVVLEDVITTGGSALKAVQACRREGYEVLCVYAVVDREEGGRENLQREGLEVYSLFKLSELL, from the coding sequence ATGGATAGACAAAGGCTCAAGGCTCTCATAAGGGAAAGGTCTTTGAGAGTCTCAGACCAGCCGGTCTTTAAACTATCCTCTGGAAGGCTCAGCAGATATTACATAGACCTCAAGCAGGTTACCTTTGACCCGGAGGGTGTGTATCTTCTGGGCAGGGTGCTTTATGAGAGCTTGAGAGAATTAAAACCCGATGGCGTGGGCGGACTTACCCTCGGTGCAGACCCCATAGCCTATGCAGTAAGCATGGTTTCATACCTTGAGGGAGACCCCATAAAGCCCTTTGTGGTCCGAAAAGAACCAAAAGCTCATGGCACTGGCAGGCAAGTGGAGGGGCTCTTAAAGTCTGGAGACAGGGTAGTGGTGCTGGAGGATGTGATAACCACCGGAGGTTCTGCCCTCAAAGCAGTTCAGGCGTGCAGAAGGGAGGGTTATGAGGTGCTCTGCGTGTATGCGGTGGTGGACAGAGAAGAAGGGGGCAGAGAAAACCTGCAGAGGGAAGGTCTTGAGGTTTACTCCCTTTTTAAACTTTCTGAGCTCCTGTAA
- the leuD gene encoding 3-isopropylmalate dehydratase small subunit, which produces MLIRGKVWKFGDNVDTDQIIPARYLNTSDPYELAQHVMEDSEHPEFAKEHTEGDIIVAGRNFGAGSSREHAPIAIKYAGVPVVIAKSFARIFFRNSINIGLPIVEAPDAVDEIREGDEVEVDLEKGIVRNLTTGKEYQATRFPETLMAILKAGGLMEYAKEKLKANG; this is translated from the coding sequence ATGCTTATAAGAGGAAAGGTCTGGAAGTTTGGAGACAACGTGGATACAGACCAGATAATACCAGCCAGATACCTCAACACCTCCGACCCCTACGAGCTTGCCCAGCATGTGATGGAAGACTCAGAGCATCCCGAGTTTGCAAAGGAGCACACAGAGGGTGACATCATAGTGGCGGGCAGGAACTTCGGTGCGGGTTCCTCTCGTGAGCATGCACCCATAGCCATAAAGTATGCAGGTGTTCCCGTAGTAATTGCCAAGTCCTTTGCAAGGATATTCTTCCGCAATTCCATAAACATAGGCCTGCCAATAGTGGAGGCGCCTGATGCTGTGGATGAGATAAGAGAGGGTGATGAGGTGGAAGTGGACCTGGAAAAGGGCATAGTCAGAAACCTCACCACTGGCAAGGAGTATCAGGCTACGAGGTTTCCAGAGACGCTGATGGCAATACTCAAAGCCGGTGGTCTTATGGAGTATGCCAAGGAAAAGCTAAAAGCCAATGGATAG
- a CDS encoding Gfo/Idh/MocA family oxidoreductase, translating to MHVLLVGLGNMGNKYFWKLEQLGEKLVLCDIDPTKEKKPYPFYCHFGDVQEELKSVIVAVSPEEHAKIAESFLKRGIPVLLEKPPALSSEEFTKIGDYPCLYISEVENYSVCVSFLRKPRRFLRIERFGRGRGYISPLWDLAWHDLYLLQRVSEDINLEGLHVKEGVWTLSGYLEGVPFSLSVAWEHPEPRRIWNIDDELILDFGEEKVYQRGELLTEEKRDKLRLMLEDFLRGSYDTKSVERAYRNLKLLESLS from the coding sequence ATGCATGTTCTGCTTGTGGGTCTTGGAAACATGGGAAACAAGTATTTCTGGAAGCTGGAACAGCTTGGTGAAAAGCTTGTGCTGTGTGATATAGACCCCACAAAGGAGAAAAAGCCCTACCCCTTCTATTGTCATTTTGGTGATGTTCAGGAAGAGCTCAAGTCGGTAATAGTGGCGGTCAGTCCCGAAGAACACGCAAAAATAGCGGAGAGCTTCTTGAAAAGGGGTATACCCGTTCTCCTTGAAAAACCTCCAGCCCTGAGCTCTGAGGAGTTTACAAAAATAGGAGATTATCCCTGTCTTTACATATCAGAGGTGGAGAATTATTCCGTATGTGTCAGCTTTTTGAGAAAGCCCAGGAGGTTTCTCAGAATAGAAAGGTTTGGAAGGGGAAGAGGGTATATCTCACCCCTCTGGGACCTTGCCTGGCATGACCTTTACCTCCTTCAGAGGGTTTCTGAAGATATAAATCTGGAAGGGCTCCATGTAAAAGAAGGTGTCTGGACGCTTAGTGGCTATTTGGAGGGAGTCCCTTTCAGTCTCAGCGTGGCGTGGGAACATCCAGAGCCAAGAAGGATATGGAACATAGATGATGAGCTGATTCTTGATTTTGGTGAGGAAAAAGTCTACCAGAGGGGTGAGCTCCTGACGGAGGAAAAGAGGGACAAGCTCAGGCTCATGCTGGAGGACTTCCTGAGGGGAAGTTATGACACAAAAAGCGTGGAAAGGGCTTACAGAAACCTAAAACTTCTTGAGAGCCTTTCTTAG
- a CDS encoding DNA topoisomerase (ATP-hydrolyzing), with translation MEVITVPIEEEVKQSYIDYAMSVIVGRAIPDVRDGLKPVQRRILYAMHDMGLYPEKPFVKSARIVGAVLGYYHPHGDQAVYEALVRMAQDFNMNYPLITGQGNFGSVDGDPPAAMRYTEAKLSRYAVKLLEDIDKNTVDFVPNFDGSTFEPSVLPSKFPNLLCNGTSGIAVGLATSIPSHNLREVCQALIELAKNPELTTQEIMKYIKGPDFPTGGIVENYSELVDFYEKGRGQVRIRAKAHVERLQGGKEQIVISELPYQVNKAELIKRMADLAREGRLKEISDIRDESDKEGIRIVVELKREAKGEKVLEKLYRHTALRKNFPLNFVVLVRGEPKLLGIKALLQEFIGHRLEVILRRSNFYLQKAKERLHIVEGLLIALKNLDNVIQDIRSSTDTQEARERLMKNYGLSQAQANAVLDMRLQRLTSLERSRLEEEEKELRQKIEYYTRLVEKEEERIRVFIEEMQEISKSYSTPRRTLVEGLQTPEEGSLTVVVYARGRVVPLEEMEEGEEVVNILDVPFTDGLFMVSDRGRVYWIAGSQALRGSILSLKEAEEKIVGAFVRSGMEGRILLATEKGYVKKIPLVDFEYKSQGMQIIKFSEEDRVVKVVQAPEEGDLLLFTYRGRLLRFPVGEVPPATTGSKGVQGIRLEEGDRVVGIRALREAENLLVITEDGSIKKVSLQEIPQRGRYTKGVEILGSSRERLSDVVPLIGSVELMLVSGEGKVFYDRIEEKDLPLSRLDQRAKRRWDLEGDRLIRVVVKG, from the coding sequence ATGGAAGTCATAACTGTCCCCATAGAGGAAGAGGTCAAGCAATCCTACATAGACTATGCCATGTCCGTTATTGTGGGCAGGGCTATCCCGGATGTGAGGGACGGTCTCAAGCCCGTCCAGAGAAGGATACTCTACGCCATGCACGACATGGGGCTTTATCCTGAAAAGCCCTTTGTCAAGAGTGCCAGAATTGTGGGTGCGGTGCTTGGATACTACCATCCGCATGGAGACCAGGCAGTCTATGAAGCCCTTGTGCGTATGGCTCAGGACTTCAACATGAACTATCCCCTCATAACTGGACAGGGAAACTTTGGCTCTGTGGACGGGGACCCGCCTGCAGCCATGAGATACACGGAGGCAAAGCTTTCCCGTTATGCGGTAAAGCTCCTCGAAGACATAGACAAAAACACGGTGGATTTTGTCCCCAACTTTGACGGCTCAACCTTTGAGCCCTCGGTGCTGCCCTCAAAATTTCCAAACCTTCTGTGCAACGGCACAAGCGGAATTGCGGTTGGTCTTGCCACTTCCATACCCTCTCACAACCTCAGAGAAGTATGTCAGGCTCTTATAGAGCTTGCAAAGAACCCTGAGCTAACCACCCAGGAAATCATGAAATACATAAAGGGTCCTGACTTTCCCACTGGCGGAATAGTGGAAAACTACTCAGAGCTGGTGGATTTTTACGAAAAGGGCAGGGGACAGGTGCGTATAAGGGCAAAAGCTCATGTGGAAAGGCTTCAGGGGGGAAAGGAGCAAATTGTAATAAGTGAGCTACCCTATCAGGTAAACAAGGCAGAGCTCATAAAACGCATGGCGGACCTTGCAAGAGAGGGAAGGTTAAAGGAAATATCCGATATAAGGGATGAGTCTGACAAAGAGGGCATAAGAATAGTGGTGGAACTCAAGCGTGAGGCAAAGGGTGAGAAGGTTCTTGAAAAGCTATACAGGCATACAGCCCTCAGAAAAAACTTCCCTCTGAACTTTGTGGTGCTGGTGAGGGGGGAGCCAAAGCTCCTTGGTATAAAGGCTCTCCTTCAGGAGTTTATAGGGCACAGACTGGAAGTTATATTAAGAAGGTCCAATTTTTACCTTCAGAAGGCAAAGGAAAGACTCCACATAGTGGAAGGTCTCCTCATAGCCCTCAAAAACCTTGACAATGTTATACAGGACATAAGGAGCTCCACAGATACTCAGGAAGCAAGAGAAAGGCTCATGAAAAATTACGGACTATCTCAGGCTCAGGCAAACGCAGTCCTTGACATGAGGCTTCAGAGGCTCACATCCCTTGAAAGAAGCAGGCTGGAAGAGGAGGAGAAGGAACTCAGACAGAAAATAGAGTATTACACAAGGCTGGTGGAGAAGGAAGAAGAAAGGATAAGGGTCTTTATAGAAGAGATGCAGGAAATTTCAAAATCTTACAGCACTCCAAGAAGAACTCTGGTTGAGGGACTTCAGACTCCAGAAGAGGGCAGTCTCACAGTGGTGGTATATGCCAGAGGAAGAGTCGTGCCTCTTGAAGAGATGGAAGAAGGCGAAGAGGTGGTAAACATTCTGGATGTGCCTTTCACCGACGGGCTCTTTATGGTCTCCGACAGGGGGAGAGTTTACTGGATAGCAGGCTCTCAGGCTCTCAGAGGAAGTATCCTGTCTCTGAAAGAAGCGGAAGAGAAGATAGTGGGCGCCTTTGTGCGTTCTGGTATGGAGGGAAGAATACTTCTTGCTACAGAAAAGGGCTATGTGAAAAAGATACCTCTTGTTGACTTTGAATACAAGTCTCAGGGAATGCAGATAATAAAGTTCTCTGAAGAAGATAGGGTTGTGAAGGTGGTTCAGGCTCCTGAAGAGGGGGACCTTTTGCTGTTCACATACAGGGGAAGGCTTCTGAGATTTCCTGTGGGCGAAGTTCCGCCTGCAACCACTGGTTCAAAGGGAGTTCAGGGAATAAGGCTTGAGGAGGGAGACAGGGTGGTGGGCATAAGGGCTCTGCGAGAAGCAGAAAACCTGCTGGTAATAACGGAGGATGGAAGTATCAAGAAGGTATCTCTGCAGGAAATCCCACAAAGGGGCAGATACACCAAGGGTGTGGAAATCCTTGGCTCCTCAAGGGAAAGGCTTTCAGATGTGGTGCCGCTGATAGGCTCCGTTGAGCTTATGCTTGTGAGCGGGGAAGGCAAGGTCTTTTACGACAGGATTGAAGAGAAAGACCTGCCTCTGAGCAGGCTTGACCAGAGGGCAAAGAGAAGGTGGGATCTGGAGGGGGACAGGCTCATAAGGGTGGTGGTAAAAGGATAG
- the lysS gene encoding lysine--tRNA ligase, which produces MEGSRLEKLSRLREKKQAYPYRFEVSAQIGDIRKRYEKHPEGKEITLKGVVKRSSKLEEGNLIRLSSLSGVEMLAITQEDLKVGQEYTLRGRLGRYEGKLCLYDSSPYDGDALEIESVKAEYDLDPGFEEVAIAGRLMTLRSMGKAIFGHLQDATGRIQIYLKKDVVGEEAFRDFEELVDTGDILGVRGKLFRTNTGELTVEVETFQILSKSLHPMPEKWHGIKDVEVRYRQRYLDLLANEDARNIFLIRSRVVQELRNFLNSEGFLEVETPVLQHVASGANAKPFITYHNYLEQNLYLRIAPELYLKRLVVGGFNRVYELGKNFRNEGVDTTHNPEFTMLEFYTAYWDYRDLMDFTEKLLSHVLLSTLGNLKVLYRGRELDFTPPYRRYSYFELLKEKTGKDKDFFLRDIEGLRKLAKEIGVPKAESLTHAKLIDKVFDLLVEDELWGPCFVLDFPKILSPLAKTHREDPDLVERFELFVAGKELANAYTELNDPFEQRERFLEQLREKEMGDEEAMQMDEDFITALEYGMPPTAGEGIGIDRLVMILTDVDSIREVILFPALRRT; this is translated from the coding sequence ATGGAAGGGTCAAGGCTTGAAAAGCTGAGCAGGCTGAGAGAAAAAAAACAGGCATATCCTTACAGGTTTGAGGTGAGCGCACAGATAGGTGATATAAGGAAAAGGTATGAGAAACACCCTGAGGGGAAAGAAATCACACTGAAGGGCGTGGTAAAAAGGTCCTCAAAGCTTGAAGAAGGTAATCTCATAAGGCTATCCAGCCTCTCAGGCGTTGAAATGCTTGCCATAACTCAGGAAGATTTGAAGGTTGGGCAGGAATACACGCTGAGAGGAAGGCTCGGCAGGTATGAGGGCAAACTTTGTCTTTATGATTCGTCTCCTTACGATGGTGATGCTCTGGAAATAGAATCCGTAAAAGCTGAATACGACCTTGACCCTGGCTTTGAAGAGGTGGCCATTGCCGGAAGGCTGATGACTCTCAGAAGCATGGGAAAGGCCATATTTGGTCACCTTCAAGATGCCACTGGAAGGATTCAGATATACCTGAAAAAGGATGTGGTGGGAGAAGAAGCCTTCAGAGACTTTGAAGAGCTTGTGGACACGGGGGACATACTTGGGGTGAGGGGAAAGCTCTTCAGGACAAACACGGGCGAGCTTACCGTTGAGGTGGAAACTTTCCAGATACTCTCAAAAAGCCTGCACCCCATGCCAGAAAAGTGGCACGGTATAAAGGATGTGGAGGTCCGATACAGGCAGAGATATCTTGACCTTCTGGCAAACGAAGATGCAAGAAACATATTCCTAATTAGAAGCAGGGTTGTTCAGGAGCTGAGAAACTTTTTAAACTCAGAAGGCTTTCTTGAAGTGGAAACCCCCGTGCTTCAGCATGTGGCCTCCGGTGCCAACGCAAAGCCCTTTATCACATACCACAACTACCTTGAACAGAACCTCTATCTCAGGATAGCCCCTGAGCTCTATCTTAAAAGGCTTGTGGTGGGAGGCTTCAACAGGGTCTACGAGCTTGGGAAAAACTTTCGCAACGAAGGCGTGGATACCACCCACAACCCAGAATTTACCATGCTGGAGTTCTACACAGCCTACTGGGACTACAGGGACCTCATGGACTTTACGGAAAAGCTTCTTTCCCATGTGCTTCTCTCCACCCTGGGCAACCTGAAAGTGCTTTACAGAGGCAGGGAGCTTGACTTTACACCACCTTACAGGAGGTATAGCTACTTTGAGCTTCTGAAGGAAAAAACAGGAAAGGACAAGGATTTCTTTCTGAGAGATATAGAAGGGCTGAGAAAACTGGCGAAGGAGATAGGAGTGCCGAAGGCAGAAAGCCTTACTCATGCAAAGCTCATTGACAAGGTCTTTGACCTGCTGGTGGAGGATGAGCTGTGGGGACCCTGCTTTGTGCTTGACTTTCCCAAAATACTTTCACCCCTTGCCAAAACACACAGAGAAGACCCTGACCTTGTGGAAAGGTTTGAGCTCTTCGTGGCAGGAAAGGAACTTGCCAACGCCTACACGGAGCTCAATGACCCCTTTGAGCAGAGGGAGAGATTTCTGGAGCAACTGAGAGAGAAGGAGATGGGGGACGAAGAAGCCATGCAGATGGATGAGGACTTTATAACCGCCCTTGAATATGGAATGCCGCCCACCGCAGGTGAAGGAATAGGCATAGACAGGCTTGTAATGATACTGACGGATGTGGACTCTATAAGGGAAGTAATTCTGTTTCCTGCACTCAGGAGGACCTGA
- a CDS encoding Lrp/AsnC family transcriptional regulator: MKTYESLLKEVQQEIPITNRPFLLVGNKIGMKEEEVIEVLNTLKREKVIRQISPIYDTRMLGYDSSLVAFRVQAEKLEDVAALVNSHPGVSHNYEREDEFNLWFTLAVPPDSPLGLEDTVKLMAKMGGVKDFVILRTIRMFKIGVRLTYENLEEREEVEEKEFIYKPLGDREIRLVRVTQEDMPLVKRPFLEWADKLDMEEEELIELMSSLKERGILRRIGAILFHRKAGFTANGMAVWNVEKERVEEVGRFIAGFRGVSHCYERTTNSVWKYNLFSMVHGRDREEVKALIRKIAYEASLKDYRVLFSTREFKKKRVIYFTEDFYAWYRDFTGAVSSS; the protein is encoded by the coding sequence ATGAAAACATATGAAAGCCTGCTCAAAGAGGTTCAACAGGAAATACCAATCACTAACAGACCTTTCCTGCTTGTTGGAAATAAAATCGGTATGAAAGAGGAAGAAGTCATTGAGGTGCTTAACACTTTGAAGCGAGAGAAAGTTATCAGACAGATATCCCCCATATACGACACAAGAATGCTTGGATACGATTCTTCCCTTGTCGCCTTCAGAGTCCAAGCAGAGAAACTGGAGGACGTGGCAGCTCTCGTGAACTCCCATCCAGGTGTAAGCCATAACTACGAGAGGGAAGATGAATTCAACCTGTGGTTTACGCTGGCGGTCCCCCCAGATTCTCCTCTCGGACTTGAGGATACTGTAAAACTTATGGCGAAGATGGGTGGTGTGAAAGACTTTGTGATACTTAGGACCATCAGGATGTTTAAGATTGGAGTCAGGCTAACTTACGAAAATCTTGAAGAAAGAGAAGAGGTAGAAGAAAAGGAGTTCATTTACAAACCACTTGGAGATAGGGAGATTAGGTTAGTAAGAGTCACTCAGGAGGATATGCCACTTGTAAAAAGACCCTTTCTTGAATGGGCAGATAAACTTGATATGGAAGAAGAAGAGCTTATTGAACTTATGAGCTCCCTTAAAGAAAGAGGTATTCTCAGAAGGATAGGTGCCATACTTTTCCACAGAAAGGCTGGCTTTACCGCCAACGGAATGGCCGTGTGGAATGTGGAAAAAGAAAGGGTTGAGGAGGTGGGAAGGTTTATAGCAGGCTTCAGAGGTGTATCACACTGCTATGAACGCACTACCAACAGTGTCTGGAAGTATAATCTCTTTTCTATGGTGCACGGAAGGGACAGAGAAGAGGTAAAGGCTCTCATAAGGAAAATAGCATATGAAGCTTCCCTAAAAGATTACAGGGTTCTTTTCTCCACAAGAGAATTCAAGAAGAAAAGGGTAATATACTTTACCGAAGATTTTTACGCCTGGTACAGAGACTTTACAGGGGCAGTCTCTTCTTCTTGA
- a CDS encoding ZIP family metal transporter — MSILFVSSLLLAGTFLGSLLAVVFRKPFLSVGVSLSFTGGVMLVASFTSLILPGLEVGSFFDVALGIVMGFAVMALLENLVPHEHTLKGVEGFSPQRVGRLYLIVLAVIIHNIPEGLSVGIASAYSPEKGIETAIAIALQDVPEGFVVSLPLMVITGKMLMPLWAGFLSGLLEALFALAGYAFFEVFKGFLAMGLGFGGGAMVYITAKEVFPEAYAEGKHTQVTLAFLLGLLLMLFLDTSL; from the coding sequence ATGAGCATACTTTTTGTATCTTCTCTTCTTCTTGCCGGCACCTTTCTGGGAAGTCTGCTCGCTGTGGTTTTCAGAAAGCCTTTTCTGAGCGTTGGCGTGAGCCTATCCTTTACAGGTGGGGTCATGCTGGTTGCTAGCTTTACGAGCCTCATACTGCCCGGGCTTGAGGTGGGTAGCTTTTTTGATGTAGCCCTTGGTATTGTTATGGGCTTTGCTGTTATGGCTCTTTTAGAAAACCTTGTTCCCCACGAGCATACTCTCAAGGGTGTGGAGGGTTTTTCACCTCAGAGAGTGGGCAGGCTCTACCTCATAGTGCTTGCAGTAATAATTCACAACATACCGGAGGGTCTGAGCGTGGGCATAGCCTCTGCTTACTCTCCAGAGAAAGGCATTGAAACTGCTATAGCCATAGCCCTTCAAGATGTGCCTGAGGGCTTCGTAGTCAGTCTTCCTCTCATGGTAATCACTGGTAAAATGCTCATGCCTCTGTGGGCTGGCTTTCTCAGCGGTCTTCTTGAAGCCCTCTTTGCCCTCGCAGGGTATGCCTTCTTTGAGGTTTTTAAAGGTTTTCTGGCAATGGGCCTTGGCTTTGGTGGCGGTGCCATGGTATACATAACCGCAAAGGAGGTTTTTCCAGAAGCTTATGCAGAGGGCAAACACACGCAGGTAACCCTCGCTTTCCTTCTGGGCCTTCTGCTCATGCTCTTTCTTGACACTTCACTTTAG